A genomic stretch from Ureibacillus composti includes:
- a CDS encoding YpmS family protein, with the protein MIALNIWKVAFFVLAGALISFVILIVVWATSPTEKVSETVPKEMSTNGRSSTLLVETTAKDFEKIAMKYLDEELNSSPLPVEFVVNEQIELYSELIVFGVSVPIQMNFDPIVNEDGNIRLKQTSVNVGKLNIPPTTVLKLMDDAIAFPSWITVRPNNEEIFVDLSNLHISSNSTVKAKEIDLANDRILLEVIVPNE; encoded by the coding sequence ATTCGTCATTCTCATCGTTGTTTGGGCGACTTCACCAACAGAAAAAGTTTCTGAGACGGTTCCTAAAGAGATGAGTACTAATGGAAGAAGTAGCACCTTACTCGTAGAAACAACAGCTAAGGATTTTGAAAAAATCGCGATGAAATATTTAGATGAAGAACTTAATTCGTCACCATTACCAGTAGAATTCGTTGTAAATGAGCAAATTGAGTTATATAGCGAACTCATCGTTTTTGGCGTTTCTGTTCCTATACAGATGAATTTTGATCCAATTGTCAATGAAGATGGTAATATAAGGTTAAAACAGACTTCTGTAAACGTTGGGAAATTGAATATTCCTCCAACAACTGTGTTAAAATTGATGGACGATGCTATTGCATTTCCTTCATGGATTACCGTTCGACCAAATAATGAGGAAATTTTTGTGGATTTATCAAATTTACACATTTCTTCAAACTCAACGGTAAAAGCAAAAGAAATTGATTTAGCAAATGATCGCATTTTATTAGAAGTAATTGTGCCAAATGAGTAA